The following are from one region of the Denitrobacterium detoxificans genome:
- a CDS encoding ABC transporter substrate-binding protein — translation MNKRDSFESVLGRCCSRRSFLKLSALGVGSMAAFGITGCAQGFSSSNSSDVADASASEPSASKTEITFKDQNDNDVTVSVPCERMVVLQHHSLDMLCQLGAQSSIVGIVDSWKKNLGDYMTDVFPGIENLPMPGGLQEWNVEQIAALNPDVVIAAAQAPKDAIEQVKNLGIPVVVVTLRGEGKQAEAQNPRLANADAAYTEGCEWAIKRLGTLSGKEDTAEEIWDFCLDSRSVVDNAVGDIEDDERVKVAVLANGIAYGNDKYVGCQLLRSGAVNAAALAGVQGNTDYNAELVATWNPDAIITQDRYPDDYETITTDSQYAELNAVKDG, via the coding sequence ATGAATAAGCGTGATAGTTTCGAAAGCGTGCTAGGAAGGTGCTGTTCCCGCCGTTCGTTTCTGAAGCTTAGCGCTTTGGGCGTTGGCAGTATGGCCGCCTTTGGCATCACGGGCTGCGCTCAGGGCTTTTCTTCGAGCAACTCGAGCGACGTGGCGGATGCATCGGCTTCTGAGCCGAGCGCTTCAAAGACCGAGATCACGTTTAAGGACCAGAATGATAACGACGTAACCGTTTCGGTGCCCTGCGAGCGCATGGTAGTTTTGCAGCACCACTCGCTTGATATGCTCTGTCAGCTTGGCGCTCAGTCAAGCATTGTCGGCATTGTTGACAGCTGGAAAAAGAACCTGGGTGATTACATGACCGATGTGTTCCCCGGTATCGAGAACCTGCCTATGCCCGGTGGGTTGCAGGAATGGAATGTCGAGCAAATCGCCGCGCTCAATCCCGATGTGGTCATTGCTGCTGCGCAAGCTCCCAAAGATGCTATTGAACAGGTAAAGAATCTTGGCATTCCCGTGGTAGTCGTGACCTTGCGTGGTGAGGGCAAGCAGGCCGAGGCTCAGAACCCGCGCCTTGCCAATGCTGACGCAGCCTATACCGAGGGCTGCGAATGGGCCATTAAGAGGCTCGGCACTCTTTCTGGAAAAGAAGACACTGCCGAGGAGATTTGGGACTTCTGCCTGGACAGTCGTAGCGTCGTGGACAATGCAGTTGGCGATATTGAAGACGATGAGCGCGTTAAGGTCGCCGTCCTGGCTAATGGCATTGCATATGGCAACGACAAGTACGTTGGTTGTCAGTTGCTTCGCTCGGGTGCGGTCAACGCCGCAGCGCTCGCGGGCGTCCAAGGTAACACCGACTACAATGCCGAGCTTGTGGCCACCTGGAATCCCGATGCGATCATTACGCAGGACCGTTACCCCGATGACTACGAAACCATCACGACCGACTCGCAATACGCGGAGCTCAATGCCGTAAAAGATGGGTAA
- a CDS encoding LysR family transcriptional regulator, giving the protein MAAAIHACAQGEPHSYLIRRTFVHIYFHSREEHININQIEWFCLACEHRSFAKAAQLAHVSRQAFSKQMSNMERTLGYPLFKRDEIGVHPTERALAIYPAALDCMKGYQSFVQVADDQLLESKPIVRIGFADGIIDALPDDFLFQLEQECPYCQITVEKHYVNRCIDLLREDELDMVICSTPGSTAGLRERILTRFPIYVAIPRAIMDCSMREPTLEDLSHLEFFALGNDFPNDREVETLFDERGLPFRMNTQYNDYDIILNEVRRGRGCTFVPATCVDAIRCASVQIVDFPLRNHTWNIGLYYEEGLHAHATQQVIDAICAHFPVTQPHAEKHRAALAQ; this is encoded by the coding sequence ATGGCCGCAGCGATTCACGCGTGCGCCCAAGGCGAACCCCATTCTTACCTCATCCGTCGAACCTTCGTTCATATATACTTCCACTCGAGGGAGGAACATATAAACATCAACCAGATTGAATGGTTTTGCCTTGCGTGCGAGCATCGCTCATTTGCGAAGGCAGCGCAACTGGCTCATGTTTCGCGCCAAGCGTTCAGCAAGCAGATGAGCAACATGGAACGCACGCTGGGATATCCGCTGTTCAAGCGCGACGAAATCGGCGTGCACCCCACCGAGCGCGCATTAGCCATCTACCCTGCAGCACTGGATTGCATGAAAGGCTACCAATCGTTCGTGCAAGTGGCCGACGACCAGCTGTTGGAGTCGAAGCCCATCGTGCGCATAGGATTCGCCGACGGCATCATTGACGCACTGCCCGATGACTTCCTGTTTCAGCTGGAACAGGAATGCCCCTATTGCCAGATCACGGTTGAAAAGCACTACGTGAACCGCTGCATCGACCTTCTACGCGAAGACGAGCTCGACATGGTCATCTGCTCAACGCCCGGCAGCACCGCAGGACTCCGTGAACGCATTCTCACGCGCTTCCCCATCTACGTTGCCATCCCCCGCGCAATCATGGATTGCTCGATGAGAGAACCCACCCTAGAAGACCTTTCCCACCTTGAGTTCTTCGCTCTCGGAAACGACTTCCCCAACGACCGCGAAGTCGAAACGCTCTTCGACGAGCGCGGACTGCCCTTCCGCATGAACACGCAATACAACGACTACGACATCATCCTGAACGAAGTACGCCGCGGGCGCGGCTGCACATTCGTGCCTGCCACCTGCGTGGATGCCATCCGATGCGCATCGGTTCAAATCGTGGACTTCCCACTTCGCAACCATACGTGGAACATAGGGCTGTATTACGAGGAAGGCCTGCACGCGCATGCGACGCAGCAGGTCATCGACGCCATCTGCGCGCACTTCCCCGTCACGCAACCGCACGCCGAAAAGCACCGAGCCGCCCTGGCGCAATAA